The following coding sequences lie in one Gadus macrocephalus chromosome 1, ASM3116895v1 genomic window:
- the LOC132470949 gene encoding protein phosphatase 1 regulatory subunit 12B isoform X3, with amino-acid sequence MQTYLPSSTLPRAFHTPVRDEEAESQRKARSRQARQTRRSTQGVTLTELKEAQRSYGPDCKHAEEDEAAGKTGSAEDQPLAISLTKAVKSQELSPAWSQTDEEGNVESRLEAQAECPAADQSNASPSGLCSLPDTSITNSKSWRVSERWRTDENQNPIHDADQLSAGTSLQAPLGYDMDLCGSSYTQHDRLSRLDSGGSGDSTTEKLLGRVGSYTRRETRLASQSKPEEGSATGDYKKMYETALNENDKLKSRLRDSKQELAKIRSQLDKVTQKQDRMSERPPVLESDKKEKQALEKRVSDMEEELKVPQRDAPMRFRCGYQP; translated from the exons ATGCAGACATACCTCCCCAG CTCGACTCTGCCCAGGGCGTTCCACACCCCAGTCAGGGACGAGGAGGCGGAGTCCCAGAGGAAGGCCCGGTCCCGGCAGGCCAGACAGACCCGCAGGtcaacacag GGTGTGACCCTAACGGAGCTCAAAGAGGCTCAGAGGAGCTACGGCCCCGACTGTAAGCATGCAGAAGAGGATGAGGCTGCGGGGAAGACGGGGTCAGCGgaggaccagccgctcgccaTCAGCCTGACGAAGGCCGTGAAATCCCAGGAGCTTAGTCCAGCCTGGAGCCAAACGGATGAG GAGGGAAACGTTGAGTCCAGACTGGAAGCTCAGGCTGAGTGTCCGGCAGCAGACCAATCCAATGCATCCCCCAGTGGGCTGTGTAGCCTTCCAGACACGAGCATCACCAACAGCAAGTCCTGGAGAG tgagtGAGAGATGGAGGACAGATGAGAATCAGAATCCGATCCACGATGCAGACCAGCTGTCCGCTGGCACGTCACTACAGGCACCACTGGGCTATGACATGGACCTCTGTGGATCGTCCTATACACAG CATGACAGATTATCACG GTTGGACTCTGGGGGCTCGGGGGACAGTACGACGGAGAAGCTGCTAGGCCGCGTGGGTTCGTACACCCGGAGAGAGACCAGACTCGCCTCTCAGAGTAAACCCGAGGAAGGCTCCGCAACCGGAGACTACAAGAAG ATGTATGAGACTGCCTTAAATGAGAACGACAAGCTCAAGTCCAGGCTGCGGGACAGCAAACAGGAGTTGGCCAAGATCCGCTCCCAGCTGGACAAAGTCACTCAG AAACAGGACAGAATGTCTGAGAGGCCTCCCGTACTTGAATCAGACAAAAAG GAAAAACAAGCACTTGAAAAGAGGGTTTCTGATATGGAAGAAGAGTTAAAG GTTCCGCAGAGGGACGCCCCGATGCGGTTCCGATGCGGGTACCAGCCCTGA
- the LOC132470949 gene encoding protein phosphatase 1 regulatory subunit 12B isoform X2, with amino-acid sequence MQTYLPSSTLPRAFHTPVRDEEAESQRKARSRQARQTRRSTQGVTLTELKEAQRSYGPDCKHAEEDEAAGKTGSAEDQPLAISLTKAVKSQELSPAWSQTDEEGNVESRLEAQAECPAADQSNASPSGLCSLPDTSITNSKSWRVSERWRTDENQNPIHDADQLSAGTSLQAPLGYDMDLCGSSYTQHDRLSRLDSGGSGDSTTEKLLGRVGSYTRRETRLASQSKPEEGSATGDYKKMYETALNENDKLKSRLRDSKQELAKIRSQLDKVTQKQDRMSERPPVLESDKKEKQALEKRVSDMEEELKVLVELKSENQRLKDENGALIRVISKLSK; translated from the exons ATGCAGACATACCTCCCCAG CTCGACTCTGCCCAGGGCGTTCCACACCCCAGTCAGGGACGAGGAGGCGGAGTCCCAGAGGAAGGCCCGGTCCCGGCAGGCCAGACAGACCCGCAGGtcaacacag GGTGTGACCCTAACGGAGCTCAAAGAGGCTCAGAGGAGCTACGGCCCCGACTGTAAGCATGCAGAAGAGGATGAGGCTGCGGGGAAGACGGGGTCAGCGgaggaccagccgctcgccaTCAGCCTGACGAAGGCCGTGAAATCCCAGGAGCTTAGTCCAGCCTGGAGCCAAACGGATGAG GAGGGAAACGTTGAGTCCAGACTGGAAGCTCAGGCTGAGTGTCCGGCAGCAGACCAATCCAATGCATCCCCCAGTGGGCTGTGTAGCCTTCCAGACACGAGCATCACCAACAGCAAGTCCTGGAGAG tgagtGAGAGATGGAGGACAGATGAGAATCAGAATCCGATCCACGATGCAGACCAGCTGTCCGCTGGCACGTCACTACAGGCACCACTGGGCTATGACATGGACCTCTGTGGATCGTCCTATACACAG CATGACAGATTATCACG GTTGGACTCTGGGGGCTCGGGGGACAGTACGACGGAGAAGCTGCTAGGCCGCGTGGGTTCGTACACCCGGAGAGAGACCAGACTCGCCTCTCAGAGTAAACCCGAGGAAGGCTCCGCAACCGGAGACTACAAGAAG ATGTATGAGACTGCCTTAAATGAGAACGACAAGCTCAAGTCCAGGCTGCGGGACAGCAAACAGGAGTTGGCCAAGATCCGCTCCCAGCTGGACAAAGTCACTCAG AAACAGGACAGAATGTCTGAGAGGCCTCCCGTACTTGAATCAGACAAAAAG GAAAAACAAGCACTTGAAAAGAGGGTTTCTGATATGGAAGAAGAGTTAAAG
- the zgc:66479 gene encoding retinitis pigmentosa 1-like 1 protein isoform X2, which produces MTAKHRKPKNQKHEDNFFKNDSPESEGRDGGNTFTLLFILFLMIVIGGAGISWFCFQQSQTITYLTDNFMGMQMKIVKLQASQEEIRQSNKEHSSEGAENRLNALEESYALAQRQVGVAMATAEQLKTSDLPAQVLSLHTEMKARLAEMQQATASAEQLGQLHGALQGKSEELEVVRLQVEGLGALAAQLAQRVESLAGGLGEAHASLDVQAADLRELKELLEGEDPEVDAEVDAEVDAVSETLESELPSSVEEEEIVPESEEQVQEALPEVEEEAAPPTPAPAAEEVVPTAVAVEEPEQEEEEAAVAEPEEEAEAAPAAPVEPEAAVEELDGSEVVEEQAATEDSTVPQTEEVVPEEQVEEAAEDEEAAEEEEAAEEEEAAEEEEATEEVPEEEAEEEEEATEEVQDEEDVTEEEAVEEEVTEENNIAPEEETEEDIVEEDSVVEEEEPLEVAVEEEKEAVSEQEAVEVEEVPEVRTVVVEEEAVDQAKEE; this is translated from the exons ATGACAGCTAAACATCGAAAGCCAAAAAACCAAAAGCATGAAGATAACTTTTTCAAGAATGATTCTCCGGAGTCGGAGGGTCGAGACGGAGGAAACACTTTCACCCTGTTATTTATTCTATTTCTAATGATCGTAATTGGAGGCGCTGGTATCTCGTGGTTCTGCTTCCAGCAGAGCCAAACGATAACCTATTTGACTGACAATTTCATGGGAATGCAGATGAAAATTGTGAAACTTCAGGCCTCGCAGGAAGAAATTCGACAGTCTAACAAG GAGCACTCATCGGAGGGTGCCGAGAACCGACTGAATGCCCTGGAGGAGTCGTACGCGCTGGCCCAGAGGCAGGTGGGCGTCGCCATGGCCACGGCGGAGCAGCTGAAGACCTCGGACCTGCCCGCCCAGGTGCTTTCCCTCCACACGGAGATGAAGGCGCGCCTGGCCGAGATGCAGCAGGCCACCGCGTCGGCCGAGCAGCTGGGCCAGCTGCACGGCGCCCTGCAGGGCAAGagcgaggagctggaggtggtgcGGCTCCAGGTGGAGGGCCTGGGGGCGCTCGCCGCCCAGCTGGCCCAGAGAGTGGAGAGCTTGGCGGGGGGACTGGGCGAGGCGCACGCCTCCCTGGACGTGCAGGCCGCCGACCTCCGGGAGCTGAAGGAGCTGTTGGAGGGAGAGGATCCGGAGGTCGATGCGGAGGTCGATGCGGAGGTCGATGCCGTCAG TGAGACGCTGGAGTCAGAGCTTCCCAGCAGTGTCGAGGAGGAAGAAATCGTG CCGGAGAGTGAGGAGCAGGTACAGGAGGCCCTCCCCGAGGTAGAAGAGGAGgcagcaccaccaacaccagcaccagCGGCAGAGGAGGTGGTGCCCACAGCTGTAGCTGTAGAAGAAccagaacaggaggaggaggaggctgctgtAGCAGAGCCTGAGGAGGAGGCGGAAGCAGCACCCGCGGCCCCGGTGGAGCCAGAGGCCGCTGTGGAGGAGCTGGATGGTAGCGAGGTCGTGGAGGAGCAGGCAGCGACCGAAGACTCGACCGTCCCACAAACGGAGGAGGTTGTCCcagaggagcaggtagaggaggctgcagaggacgaggaggctgcagaggaagaggaggctgcagaggaagaggaggctgcagaggaagaggaggctacagaggaggtcccggaagaggaggctgaggaggaagaggaggcaacAGAGGAGGTTCAGGATGAGGAGGACGTGACTGAAGAAGAGGCTGTTGAAGAGGAGGTGACTGAGGAAAACAATATTGCTCCCGAGGAGGAGACTGAAGAAGATATTGTTGAGGAGGACTCTgtagttgaggaggaggagcctcttGAAGTAgccgtggaggaggagaaggaggcggtaTCTGAGCAGGAAGCAGTAGAAGTGGAGGAGGTGCCAGAAGTGCGTACTGTTGTAGTGGAAGAAGAAGCTGTGGATCAAGCCAAGGAGGAGT AG
- the zgc:66479 gene encoding retinitis pigmentosa 1-like 1 protein isoform X1: MTAKHRKPKNQKHEDNFFKNDSPESEGRDGGNTFTLLFILFLMIVIGGAGISWFCFQQSQTITYLTDNFMGMQMKIVKLQASQEEIRQSNKEHSSEGAENRLNALEESYALAQRQVGVAMATAEQLKTSDLPAQVLSLHTEMKARLAEMQQATASAEQLGQLHGALQGKSEELEVVRLQVEGLGALAAQLAQRVESLAGGLGEAHASLDVQAADLRELKELLEGEDPEVDAEVDAEVDAVSETLESELPSSVEEEEIVPESEEQVQEALPEVEEEAAPPTPAPAAEEVVPTAVAVEEPEQEEEEAAVAEPEEEAEAAPAAPVEPEAAVEELDGSEVVEEQAATEDSTVPQTEEVVPEEQVEEAAEDEEAAEEEEAAEEEEAAEEEEATEEATEEVQDEEDVTEEEAVEEEVTEENNIAPEEETEEDIVEEDSVVEEEEPLEVAVEEEKEAVSEQEAVEVEEVPEVRTVVVEEEAVDQAKEE, encoded by the exons ATGACAGCTAAACATCGAAAGCCAAAAAACCAAAAGCATGAAGATAACTTTTTCAAGAATGATTCTCCGGAGTCGGAGGGTCGAGACGGAGGAAACACTTTCACCCTGTTATTTATTCTATTTCTAATGATCGTAATTGGAGGCGCTGGTATCTCGTGGTTCTGCTTCCAGCAGAGCCAAACGATAACCTATTTGACTGACAATTTCATGGGAATGCAGATGAAAATTGTGAAACTTCAGGCCTCGCAGGAAGAAATTCGACAGTCTAACAAG GAGCACTCATCGGAGGGTGCCGAGAACCGACTGAATGCCCTGGAGGAGTCGTACGCGCTGGCCCAGAGGCAGGTGGGCGTCGCCATGGCCACGGCGGAGCAGCTGAAGACCTCGGACCTGCCCGCCCAGGTGCTTTCCCTCCACACGGAGATGAAGGCGCGCCTGGCCGAGATGCAGCAGGCCACCGCGTCGGCCGAGCAGCTGGGCCAGCTGCACGGCGCCCTGCAGGGCAAGagcgaggagctggaggtggtgcGGCTCCAGGTGGAGGGCCTGGGGGCGCTCGCCGCCCAGCTGGCCCAGAGAGTGGAGAGCTTGGCGGGGGGACTGGGCGAGGCGCACGCCTCCCTGGACGTGCAGGCCGCCGACCTCCGGGAGCTGAAGGAGCTGTTGGAGGGAGAGGATCCGGAGGTCGATGCGGAGGTCGATGCGGAGGTCGATGCCGTCAG TGAGACGCTGGAGTCAGAGCTTCCCAGCAGTGTCGAGGAGGAAGAAATCGTG CCGGAGAGTGAGGAGCAGGTACAGGAGGCCCTCCCCGAGGTAGAAGAGGAGgcagcaccaccaacaccagcaccagCGGCAGAGGAGGTGGTGCCCACAGCTGTAGCTGTAGAAGAAccagaacaggaggaggaggaggctgctgtAGCAGAGCCTGAGGAGGAGGCGGAAGCAGCACCCGCGGCCCCGGTGGAGCCAGAGGCCGCTGTGGAGGAGCTGGATGGTAGCGAGGTCGTGGAGGAGCAGGCAGCGACCGAAGACTCGACCGTCCCACAAACGGAGGAGGTTGTCCcagaggagcaggtagaggaggctgcagaggacgaggaggctgcagaggaagaggaggctgcagaggaagaggaggctgcagaggaagaggaggctacagaggag gcaacAGAGGAGGTTCAGGATGAGGAGGACGTGACTGAAGAAGAGGCTGTTGAAGAGGAGGTGACTGAGGAAAACAATATTGCTCCCGAGGAGGAGACTGAAGAAGATATTGTTGAGGAGGACTCTgtagttgaggaggaggagcctcttGAAGTAgccgtggaggaggagaaggaggcggtaTCTGAGCAGGAAGCAGTAGAAGTGGAGGAGGTGCCAGAAGTGCGTACTGTTGTAGTGGAAGAAGAAGCTGTGGATCAAGCCAAGGAGGAGT AG